Proteins encoded in a region of the Mycolicibacterium neoaurum genome:
- a CDS encoding MCE family protein, translating into MSIKGTLFKLGAISAVLLTFTAVIFVVFAQLRFDRTTGYSAIFENASGLRTGQFVRAYGVEVGKVEGVTLIDGGQRVRVDFEVERDLQLFSETTAAIRYLDLIGNRYVELRRGDSNTVLPAGSTIPLERTEPALDLDALVGGFRPLFKSLDSNKVNNIANSIITIFQGQGGTINNILDQTAELTSALADRDQAIGEVITNLNTVLDTTVKHQKQLDDTLVNFEALITGLKNRADPIGASVADISDAAGSLSDLLADNRPLLRDSFGYLETIQQPLVDQLDQVNDIVQKIPASLKIIGRAGGIYGDFFNFYACDLSLRLNGLQPGGPVRTVRVTTQPTGRCTPQ; encoded by the coding sequence ATGAGCATCAAGGGAACCCTCTTCAAGCTGGGCGCGATCTCGGCAGTGCTGCTGACCTTCACCGCGGTCATCTTCGTGGTGTTCGCCCAACTGCGGTTCGACCGCACGACGGGATACTCCGCGATCTTCGAGAACGCCAGCGGCCTGCGCACCGGCCAGTTCGTGCGCGCCTACGGTGTCGAGGTCGGCAAGGTCGAGGGCGTCACCCTCATCGACGGCGGCCAGCGGGTGCGCGTCGACTTCGAGGTCGAGCGCGACCTGCAGCTGTTCTCCGAAACCACCGCTGCCATCCGGTATCTGGACCTCATCGGCAACCGTTACGTGGAACTGCGACGCGGTGACAGCAACACCGTGCTCCCCGCCGGCAGCACCATCCCGCTGGAACGCACCGAGCCGGCGTTGGACCTCGACGCGCTCGTCGGTGGCTTCCGCCCGTTGTTCAAATCCCTTGACTCGAACAAGGTCAACAACATCGCCAATTCGATCATCACGATCTTCCAGGGCCAGGGCGGCACCATCAACAACATCCTGGACCAGACCGCCGAGCTGACCTCAGCGCTTGCCGACCGCGATCAGGCGATCGGCGAGGTGATCACCAACCTCAACACCGTGCTGGACACCACCGTCAAACACCAGAAGCAGCTCGACGACACCCTGGTGAACTTCGAGGCGTTGATCACCGGCCTGAAGAACCGGGCCGATCCGATCGGTGCGTCGGTGGCCGATATCAGTGACGCGGCCGGCTCGCTGTCGGATCTGCTGGCGGACAACCGGCCGCTGCTGCGTGATTCCTTCGGCTACCTGGAGACCATCCAGCAGCCGCTGGTCGACCAGCTGGACCAGGTCAACGACATCGTGCAGAAGATCCCGGCCTCGCTGAAGATCATCGGCCGCGCCGGCGGCATCTACGGTGACTTCTTCAACTTCTACGCCTGCGATCTCTCGTTGCGGCTCAACGGTCTTCAGCCGGGTGGACCGGTCCGCACGGTGCGGGTCACCACCCAGCCGACGGGAAGGTGCACGCCGCAATGA
- a CDS encoding GntR family transcriptional regulator, whose product MNAPAKLGPARRREQLSDEVAGYLRVAIMSGTLRPGTFVRLDETAAQLGVSITPVREALRTLRGEGMVQLEPHRGHMVSPFTRDDIADIFWLQGAIAAELAATAAQRATDADIDELERLTEDLAAAVRGGEVEPIARAEFNFHRAFNRTTDRMKLAWFLLNAARYLPPHIYASDPTWGVEAVANHRQLIAAMRRREVDEVVRLTRSQFDDGARRLTSLLDGLGLWT is encoded by the coding sequence ATGAACGCACCCGCCAAACTGGGTCCCGCCCGCCGCCGCGAACAGCTCTCCGACGAGGTGGCCGGTTATCTGCGGGTCGCGATCATGTCGGGGACGCTGCGGCCGGGAACCTTCGTGCGGCTCGACGAGACCGCCGCCCAACTCGGTGTCAGCATCACCCCGGTGCGCGAGGCACTGCGGACCCTGCGCGGTGAGGGCATGGTGCAGCTGGAACCACACCGCGGGCACATGGTGTCACCGTTCACCCGCGATGACATCGCCGACATCTTCTGGCTGCAGGGTGCCATCGCCGCCGAGCTGGCCGCGACGGCCGCACAGCGGGCCACCGATGCCGATATCGACGAGCTGGAGCGGCTCACCGAGGACCTGGCCGCGGCGGTCCGCGGCGGGGAGGTCGAACCGATCGCCCGCGCGGAGTTCAACTTCCATCGAGCGTTCAACCGGACGACCGATCGGATGAAGCTGGCCTGGTTCCTGCTCAATGCCGCGCGGTACCTGCCGCCGCACATCTACGCCTCCGACCCGACGTGGGGTGTGGAGGCGGTGGCCAATCACCGGCAATTGATTGCGGCGATGCGGCGCCGCGAGGTCGACGAGGTGGTGCGGTTGACCCGCAGCCAATTCGACGACGGGGCGCGGCGGCTGACCAGCCTGCTCGACGGCCTGGGATTGTGGACCTGA
- a CDS encoding SRPBCC family protein: protein MPIVSKTVEVAAPAAAIMAIVADFEAYPQWNEEVTGAWILARYDDGRPSQLRLDTKIQGMEGSYIQAVYYPAEGQIQTVMQQGNLFSKQEQLFAVVDMGPTSLLTVDMDVEVDMPGVPAMMIKKVVNDALEHLANNVKKRAEQLA from the coding sequence ATGCCGATCGTCAGCAAGACCGTCGAGGTCGCCGCACCCGCCGCCGCCATCATGGCGATCGTCGCCGACTTCGAGGCCTACCCGCAGTGGAACGAAGAGGTCACCGGCGCATGGATCCTGGCCCGCTATGACGACGGGCGGCCCAGCCAGTTGCGGCTGGACACCAAGATCCAGGGCATGGAGGGCAGCTACATCCAGGCCGTCTACTACCCCGCGGAGGGGCAGATCCAGACCGTCATGCAGCAGGGCAACCTGTTCTCCAAGCAGGAGCAGCTGTTCGCCGTCGTCGACATGGGCCCGACCAGCCTGCTGACCGTCGACATGGATGTCGAGGTCGATATGCCGGGCGTGCCGGCGATGATGATCAAGAAGGTCGTCAACGATGCGCTCGAGCACCTGGCCAACAACGTGAAGAAGCGCGCCGAGCAGCTGGCCTGA
- a CDS encoding virulence factor Mce family protein, which yields MRTIQGNDRIRKGLMGVVTVALVIGVGSSITSVPMLFAVPEYYAQFNDTGGLNVGDKVRIAGVDVGTVQSMEIKGDRVEIGYTLGGMQIGTESRAAIRTDTVLGRKNIEVEPRGDEILKPRGFLPVEQTQTPYQIYDAFLDVTQGTAGWDTQAVKQSLNVLSETVDQTYPHLSAALEGVQRFSDTLGQRDEQLKQLLANANKIATVLGDRSGQVNALLVNAQTLLAAVNERSYAVNMLLERISGVSQQVSGLIQDNPNLNKVLTQLNTISDTLNERKQDLADTLSIAGKFITSLAEALASGPYFKVMLANLLPPTLLQPFVDAAFKKRGINPEEFWRNAGLPAFQFPDPNGQRFENGAPPPAPQVTEGTPEFPGPAVPPGSPCSYTPPADGLPRPGNPLPCAQLSQGPYGPVPGGFPPPVGVQTSDPNVHGLGPTPGVPSAGIPGQLPPNVPGTPVPLVPGPPGARTVPVGPPGAPAPPGPIPSRAPLPPPLPGPPPPPGPGEQLSPAGTAPLPGNPPFLPPNSQEG from the coding sequence ATGAGGACCATCCAGGGCAACGACCGGATCCGCAAGGGTCTGATGGGCGTGGTGACCGTGGCGCTGGTCATCGGTGTCGGCTCGTCCATCACCAGCGTGCCGATGCTGTTCGCGGTGCCGGAGTACTACGCCCAGTTCAACGACACCGGCGGTCTCAACGTCGGTGACAAGGTGCGCATCGCGGGCGTCGATGTCGGGACCGTGCAGAGCATGGAGATCAAGGGCGACCGCGTCGAGATCGGCTACACCCTCGGCGGGATGCAGATCGGCACCGAGAGCCGGGCCGCGATCCGTACCGATACGGTGTTGGGCCGCAAGAACATCGAGGTGGAGCCTCGCGGCGACGAGATCCTGAAACCGCGTGGCTTCCTGCCCGTCGAGCAGACTCAGACGCCGTACCAGATCTACGACGCGTTCCTCGACGTCACCCAGGGCACGGCGGGCTGGGATACCCAGGCGGTCAAGCAGTCGTTGAACGTGCTGTCCGAGACGGTCGACCAGACCTACCCGCACCTGAGTGCGGCGCTGGAGGGGGTGCAGCGGTTCTCCGACACCCTCGGCCAGCGTGACGAGCAGCTCAAGCAGTTGCTCGCCAATGCCAACAAGATCGCCACCGTGCTGGGTGATCGCAGCGGTCAGGTCAACGCCCTGCTGGTCAACGCCCAGACCCTGCTGGCCGCCGTCAACGAGCGCAGCTACGCGGTGAACATGCTGCTGGAGCGGATTTCTGGTGTGTCCCAACAGGTTTCCGGTCTCATCCAGGACAATCCGAATCTGAACAAGGTGCTGACCCAGCTCAACACCATCAGCGATACGCTCAACGAGCGTAAGCAGGACCTTGCCGACACGCTGTCCATCGCGGGCAAGTTCATCACGTCCCTCGCCGAGGCGCTGGCGTCGGGCCCGTACTTCAAGGTGATGCTGGCCAACCTGCTGCCGCCCACGCTGTTGCAGCCGTTCGTCGATGCCGCCTTCAAGAAGCGCGGCATCAATCCGGAGGAGTTCTGGCGCAACGCGGGCCTGCCGGCCTTCCAGTTCCCCGATCCCAACGGGCAGCGTTTCGAGAACGGCGCACCGCCGCCGGCACCGCAGGTGACCGAAGGCACCCCGGAGTTCCCGGGTCCCGCCGTCCCGCCGGGATCCCCGTGCTCGTACACCCCGCCCGCCGACGGCCTGCCCCGCCCGGGCAATCCGCTGCCGTGCGCGCAGCTCAGCCAGGGACCCTACGGTCCGGTGCCCGGCGGCTTCCCCCCGCCGGTGGGTGTGCAGACCTCGGATCCGAACGTGCACGGACTCGGACCGACACCTGGTGTCCCGAGCGCGGGCATTCCTGGTCAGTTGCCGCCGAACGTGCCCGGCACACCGGTGCCGTTGGTGCCGGGTCCGCCCGGAGCGCGCACCGTGCCGGTCGGTCCGCCGGGGGCTCCGGCCCCGCCCGGACCGATCCCGAGCCGCGCGCCGCTGCCGCCGCCGCTGCCGGGACCGCCGCCGCCACCGGGGCCCGGTGAGCAGCTCTCGCCGGCGGGCACCGCACCGCTGCCGGGTAATCCGCCGTTCCTCCCGCCCAATTCGCAGGAAGGGTAG
- the fadD5 gene encoding fatty-acid--CoA ligase FadD5 gives MTVQSTESATQSATLRTEQPYLARQQNWSNQLSRHALMQPDKTALRFLGQTTTWADLDRRVDALAAALHSRGITAGDRVLILMLNRPEFIESFLAANRLGAIAVPVNFRMTPPEIAFLASDCAARVVVTESVLAPVATAVRDLDATLSTVIVAGAGSEDGVLGYDDLLAEQNPPPEPVDIPNDSPALIMYTSGTTGRPKGAVLTHTNISGQSLTHLFTNGADLNHDVGFIGVPLFHIAGIGNMIPGLLLGRPTVVYPLGAFDPGALLDVLEAEEVTGIFLVPAQWQAVCAAQRAQPRNLKLRVLSWGAAPASDTLLKDMAQTFPGANILAAFGQTEMSPVTCMLLGEDAIRKLGSVGKVIPTVSARIVDEDMNDVPIGEVGEIVYRAPTLMAGYWNNPKATAESFAGGWFHSGDLVRQDDEGYIWVVDRKKDMIISGGENIYCAEVENVLAAHPAIAEVAVIGRPHEKWGEVPVAVVALAARSGEPPESALTLAEIDDFLTERLARYKHPKALEIVEALPRNPSGKVLKTELRTMFGS, from the coding sequence GTGACAGTTCAGTCAACTGAGTCCGCCACTCAATCCGCGACCCTTCGCACCGAACAGCCCTATCTGGCCAGGCAGCAGAACTGGTCCAACCAGCTCTCCCGGCACGCGCTGATGCAGCCGGACAAGACCGCGCTGCGCTTCCTCGGGCAGACCACCACCTGGGCCGACCTCGACCGCCGCGTCGATGCGCTGGCCGCCGCATTGCACAGCCGCGGTATCACCGCAGGTGACCGCGTGCTCATCCTCATGCTCAACCGCCCCGAGTTCATCGAGTCCTTCCTCGCGGCCAACCGGCTCGGGGCGATCGCGGTGCCGGTGAACTTCCGGATGACCCCGCCCGAGATCGCCTTCCTGGCCAGCGATTGCGCAGCGCGGGTGGTCGTCACCGAATCGGTGCTCGCGCCGGTGGCCACCGCGGTACGTGACCTGGATGCGACCCTGAGCACCGTGATCGTCGCCGGGGCGGGCAGCGAGGACGGTGTCCTCGGCTACGACGATCTGCTCGCCGAGCAGAACCCGCCGCCCGAGCCGGTGGACATCCCCAACGATTCGCCCGCGCTGATCATGTACACCTCCGGAACCACCGGGCGTCCCAAGGGTGCTGTGCTCACCCACACCAACATCAGCGGCCAGTCACTGACCCACCTGTTCACCAACGGTGCCGACCTCAACCACGATGTCGGTTTCATCGGTGTGCCGCTGTTCCACATCGCCGGTATCGGGAACATGATCCCGGGCCTCCTGCTGGGTAGGCCGACCGTGGTCTACCCGCTCGGCGCGTTCGATCCGGGTGCGCTGCTCGATGTGCTGGAGGCCGAAGAGGTCACCGGGATCTTCCTCGTCCCCGCGCAGTGGCAGGCGGTCTGCGCCGCCCAACGCGCGCAGCCGAGGAACCTCAAGCTGCGAGTGCTGTCCTGGGGTGCGGCGCCGGCCTCCGATACGTTGCTGAAGGACATGGCGCAGACCTTCCCTGGCGCCAACATCCTGGCCGCCTTCGGGCAGACCGAGATGTCGCCGGTGACCTGTATGTTGTTGGGCGAGGACGCAATTCGCAAGCTCGGTTCGGTGGGCAAGGTCATCCCGACGGTGTCGGCGCGCATCGTCGACGAGGACATGAACGACGTCCCGATCGGCGAGGTCGGTGAGATCGTCTACCGGGCCCCGACCCTGATGGCCGGTTACTGGAACAACCCGAAGGCCACCGCTGAGTCGTTTGCCGGCGGCTGGTTCCACTCCGGGGACCTCGTGCGCCAGGACGACGAGGGTTACATCTGGGTGGTCGACCGTAAGAAGGACATGATCATCTCCGGCGGGGAGAACATCTACTGCGCCGAGGTCGAGAACGTCTTGGCTGCTCATCCCGCCATTGCCGAGGTCGCGGTGATCGGCAGGCCGCACGAGAAGTGGGGCGAGGTTCCGGTCGCCGTGGTTGCTCTGGCAGCGCGGTCCGGCGAGCCGCCCGAGAGCGCCCTGACGCTTGCCGAAATCGACGATTTTCTCACCGAGAGGTTGGCTCGATACAAGCATCCGAAGGCCCTGGAGATCGTTGAGGCGTTGCCCCGCAACCCGTCGGGCAAAGTGCTCAAGACCGAGCTACGCACCATGTTCGGCAGCTGA
- a CDS encoding thioesterase family protein, with amino-acid sequence MEYTIADFAVHWPVQTRWTDNDMFGHLNNAVYYQLFDTAINAWIGNRAGVDAMAAPWLAVVAESSCRYYSELQFPADLVVGLAVTRLGNSSVTYRTGLWAAGGPAAAGLDARPAAVGSWVHVYVDRQTRRPVPIPEAVRALLQSAVHDATPDCQGGRYGG; translated from the coding sequence ATGGAGTACACGATCGCGGACTTCGCAGTGCACTGGCCGGTGCAGACGAGGTGGACCGACAACGACATGTTCGGACATCTCAACAACGCCGTCTATTACCAACTCTTCGACACCGCCATCAACGCCTGGATCGGGAATCGTGCCGGAGTCGATGCGATGGCGGCGCCGTGGCTTGCGGTGGTCGCCGAATCGAGTTGCCGCTACTACTCCGAACTGCAGTTCCCCGCCGACCTGGTGGTCGGTCTCGCGGTGACCCGGTTGGGCAACAGCAGCGTCACCTACCGCACCGGACTGTGGGCTGCTGGCGGACCTGCCGCCGCGGGGCTGGATGCGCGGCCCGCCGCGGTCGGCTCCTGGGTACACGTCTACGTCGACCGCCAGACCCGCCGCCCGGTACCCATCCCGGAAGCCGTACGCGCACTGCTGCAGTCGGCTGTTCATGACGCGACGCCCGACTGCCAGGGCGGCCGATACGGCGGCTGA
- a CDS encoding MlaE family ABC transporter permease — translation MVGGFFKMCVLTGKALLTRPFQWKEFILQSWFLIRVAFLPTLAVSIPLTVLIIFTLNILLAEFGAADVSGAGAALGAVTQLGPLVTVLVVAGAGSTAICADLGARTVREEIDAMEVLGIDPIERLVAPRVVAATFVAFLLNGAVITIGLVGGYFFGVYIQNVNAGAYVATLTLLTGFPEVMISVIKATLFGLIAGLVGCYRGLTVAGGSKGVGTAVNETLVLCVVALFAVNVVLTTIGVRFGTGG, via the coding sequence ATGGTCGGTGGCTTCTTCAAGATGTGCGTCCTGACCGGCAAGGCGCTCCTCACGAGGCCGTTCCAGTGGAAGGAATTCATCCTTCAGAGCTGGTTTTTGATCCGGGTCGCGTTCCTCCCCACGCTGGCGGTGTCCATCCCGCTCACCGTGCTCATCATCTTCACCTTGAACATCCTGCTCGCCGAATTCGGCGCGGCCGACGTCTCCGGTGCCGGCGCGGCGCTGGGCGCGGTCACCCAGCTGGGCCCGCTGGTGACGGTGCTCGTCGTCGCCGGCGCCGGGTCCACCGCCATCTGCGCCGACCTCGGTGCGCGCACCGTGCGCGAAGAGATCGACGCCATGGAGGTGCTGGGGATCGACCCCATCGAGCGCCTGGTGGCCCCTCGCGTGGTCGCCGCCACCTTTGTCGCCTTCCTGCTCAACGGCGCGGTGATCACCATCGGCCTGGTCGGCGGGTACTTCTTCGGTGTCTACATCCAGAACGTCAACGCAGGCGCCTATGTCGCGACGCTGACGCTGCTCACCGGCTTCCCCGAGGTCATGATCTCGGTCATCAAGGCCACCCTGTTCGGTCTGATCGCCGGGCTGGTGGGCTGCTACCGCGGGCTCACCGTGGCGGGCGGTTCCAAGGGCGTGGGCACCGCGGTCAACGAGACGCTCGTGCTGTGCGTCGTCGCGCTGTTCGCGGTGAACGTCGTGCTGACGACGATCGGTGTCCGGTTCGGGACGGGAGGCTAG
- a CDS encoding MCE family protein, with the protein MTQPSAPLVKPKTPPYKVAGVILLLVCALVLTLTWLQFRGYFEKRVQLTVMAERAGLAMDPGSKVTFNGVPIGRLAESGVVTVGDVPQAKLTLDVDPKYLSLIPANVQAELRATTVFGNKYISFLSPPNPSAQRLSGGDTVQATGTTTEFNTLFETIMKIAQQIDPVKLNQTLTAAAQALDGLGDKFGQSLVDGNDILGELNARMPQIRRDVTGLANLADVYSDAAPDLFDGLTNAVTTAQTLNAEQGNIDQALMAAVGFGNTGADIFERGGPYLVRGAQDLLPTSKLLDYHSPALFCTIRNYHDSAPKLADALGGNGYSLRTKSSVVGVGNPYVFPDNLPRVNATGGPGGRPGCWQPITRDLWPMPYLVMDTGASLAPYNHFELGQPIMQEYVWGRQVGENTINP; encoded by the coding sequence ATGACCCAGCCCTCCGCACCCCTGGTCAAGCCGAAGACGCCGCCCTACAAGGTCGCCGGCGTCATCCTCCTTCTGGTCTGCGCCCTCGTCCTGACGCTGACCTGGCTGCAGTTCCGTGGCTATTTCGAGAAGCGCGTGCAGCTGACCGTCATGGCCGAGCGGGCCGGCCTGGCGATGGACCCGGGGTCCAAGGTCACCTTCAACGGTGTGCCGATCGGACGGCTGGCCGAGTCCGGCGTCGTCACCGTCGGTGACGTGCCGCAGGCCAAGCTGACCCTCGACGTCGACCCGAAGTACCTATCGCTGATCCCGGCCAACGTGCAGGCAGAACTGCGCGCCACCACGGTGTTCGGCAACAAGTACATCTCCTTCCTCTCTCCGCCGAATCCGTCGGCGCAGCGGTTGTCCGGTGGGGACACCGTGCAGGCCACCGGCACCACCACCGAGTTCAACACGCTGTTCGAGACGATCATGAAGATCGCCCAGCAGATCGACCCGGTGAAGCTGAACCAGACGCTGACCGCCGCGGCCCAGGCACTCGACGGGCTCGGCGACAAGTTCGGACAGTCGCTGGTCGACGGCAACGACATTCTCGGTGAACTGAATGCGCGGATGCCGCAGATCCGGCGCGACGTGACCGGCCTGGCCAATCTGGCCGATGTGTACTCCGATGCCGCGCCCGACCTGTTCGACGGTCTGACCAACGCGGTGACCACCGCGCAGACCCTCAACGCCGAGCAGGGCAACATCGACCAGGCGCTGATGGCCGCGGTCGGATTCGGCAACACCGGCGCCGACATCTTCGAGCGCGGCGGTCCATACCTGGTCCGCGGGGCACAGGACCTGCTGCCGACCTCCAAGCTGCTGGACTACCACAGCCCCGCGCTGTTCTGCACCATCCGCAACTACCACGACAGCGCCCCGAAGCTGGCGGATGCCCTTGGCGGCAACGGTTATTCCCTGCGGACCAAGTCGTCGGTGGTCGGTGTGGGCAACCCGTATGTGTTCCCGGACAACCTTCCTCGCGTCAACGCCACCGGCGGACCCGGCGGACGCCCCGGTTGTTGGCAGCCGATCACCCGTGACCTGTGGCCGATGCCGTACCTGGTGATGGACACCGGTGCCAGCCTCGCGCCGTACAACCATTTCGAACTCGGACAGCCGATCATGCAGGAATACGTCTGGGGACGCCAAGTGGGGGAGAACACGATCAACCCATGA
- a CDS encoding MlaE family ABC transporter permease, giving the protein MSTAAVLRARFPRAFDRTRGYAGAPGRFLDSIGHVAWFVVQAVGHLPHAFKHYRRESLRLVAEIGMGTGAMAVIGGTVAIIGFVTLSAGSLIAIQGFASLGNIGVEAFTGFFAALANIRVVAPVVTGQAMAATVGAGATAELGAMRISEEIDALEVMGIKSISYLVSTRLMAGAIVIVPLYAMAILLSFLSAQLVTTVFYSQSVGTYEHYFHTFLRVDDVMWSFLEVIIMSIIIMLNHCYFGYFASGGAVGVGEAVGRSMRTSLIAIVLVVLLASLALYGTDPNFNLTV; this is encoded by the coding sequence ATGAGTACAGCCGCAGTCTTGAGGGCCCGGTTCCCCCGGGCGTTCGACCGCACCCGCGGATACGCCGGCGCGCCCGGCCGGTTCCTCGACAGCATCGGTCACGTCGCCTGGTTCGTCGTACAGGCCGTCGGGCATCTGCCGCATGCATTCAAGCACTACCGCCGCGAGTCACTGCGTCTGGTCGCCGAGATCGGCATGGGCACCGGCGCCATGGCCGTCATCGGCGGCACCGTCGCCATCATCGGTTTCGTCACCCTCTCGGCGGGCTCGCTGATCGCCATCCAGGGGTTCGCGTCCCTGGGCAATATCGGTGTCGAGGCCTTCACCGGCTTCTTCGCCGCCCTGGCCAACATCCGCGTCGTCGCGCCGGTGGTCACCGGTCAGGCGATGGCAGCCACCGTCGGCGCCGGCGCCACCGCGGAGCTCGGTGCCATGCGCATCAGCGAGGAGATCGACGCGCTCGAGGTGATGGGCATCAAGTCCATCTCGTATCTGGTGTCCACCCGGTTGATGGCCGGGGCCATCGTCATCGTCCCGCTCTACGCGATGGCCATCCTGCTGTCGTTCCTGTCCGCGCAGTTGGTCACCACGGTCTTTTACTCGCAGTCGGTGGGCACCTACGAGCACTACTTCCACACGTTCCTGCGGGTGGATGACGTCATGTGGTCGTTCCTCGAGGTGATCATCATGTCGATCATCATCATGCTGAACCACTGCTACTTCGGTTACTTCGCCAGTGGCGGTGCGGTGGGTGTCGGTGAGGCGGTCGGTCGCTCGATGCGCACCTCACTGATCGCGATCGTGCTGGTCGTCCTGCTCGCCTCGTTGGCGCTCTACGGCACCGACCCGAACTTCAACCTGACGGTGTAG
- a CDS encoding phospholipase D-like domain-containing protein, translating to MGEQQLLVEGDTCWRTVEAERFAPIIDGADYLAHVKSAMLGAENRILLIGWDFDARTTFEPGRGTLPGPNQLGPFLFWLLWRRPHLKVYVLKTNLRLLSVFERYWYSIVPVEWLNRITSARMHLAVDGAHPTGAVHHQKVVVIDDAVAFCGGIDLTLGRWDTRDHDAENPGRRGGGESYGPRHEVAAVVDGPAAQALGELARDRWRQATGEELPPLGPGASVWPKHCPPALRHVPVGIARTLPSLPERDEVREVEALNLAAIAAARDIIYLENQYLASRGICEALADRLREPNGPEVMIVLPRTSESPLERESMDSARERMLRLLWAADEHDRLGVYWPAVPGGQSLYVHSKVVVVDDGFLRIGSSNLNNRSLGFDSECDLALEDSPDRDDIRTFIAHLRDDLLAEHLRLPFDSVRAEIRSRGSILKAVDTLRGRSLRKFTPHMVSADAGPFAENDLMDPVRVPTSLAVSVASVAVALVTWPLVKGAPGAWSVVRSVGKRVGLPI from the coding sequence ATGGGCGAGCAGCAGTTGCTGGTCGAAGGGGACACGTGCTGGCGCACTGTCGAGGCGGAGCGGTTCGCGCCGATCATCGACGGCGCGGATTATCTGGCCCACGTGAAATCGGCGATGCTGGGTGCGGAGAACCGGATCCTGCTGATCGGGTGGGATTTCGATGCCCGGACCACATTCGAACCCGGGCGTGGCACGCTGCCCGGACCCAACCAGCTGGGGCCGTTCCTGTTCTGGTTGCTGTGGCGTCGCCCCCACCTCAAGGTGTACGTGCTCAAGACCAACCTGCGGCTGCTCTCGGTGTTCGAGCGCTACTGGTACAGCATCGTCCCGGTCGAGTGGCTCAACCGGATCACCTCCGCCCGGATGCACCTGGCCGTGGACGGCGCCCACCCCACCGGCGCGGTACATCACCAGAAGGTCGTCGTGATCGACGATGCGGTGGCGTTCTGCGGGGGCATCGATCTGACCTTGGGCCGGTGGGACACCCGCGATCACGACGCGGAGAACCCCGGGCGTCGCGGCGGCGGTGAATCGTACGGTCCACGGCACGAGGTCGCCGCAGTCGTCGACGGACCCGCGGCCCAGGCCCTCGGCGAACTGGCCCGCGACCGTTGGCGACAGGCCACCGGTGAAGAACTGCCGCCCCTGGGCCCCGGTGCGAGTGTTTGGCCAAAGCACTGCCCACCGGCGTTGCGCCACGTTCCGGTGGGTATCGCCCGCACCCTGCCCTCGTTGCCCGAGCGCGACGAGGTCCGCGAGGTGGAGGCGCTGAACCTGGCCGCCATCGCGGCGGCGCGCGACATCATCTACCTGGAGAACCAGTACCTGGCTTCCCGGGGCATCTGTGAGGCCCTCGCCGACCGGCTGCGTGAGCCCAACGGCCCCGAGGTGATGATCGTGTTGCCGCGCACCTCGGAGAGCCCGCTGGAACGCGAATCGATGGACAGCGCGCGCGAACGCATGCTCCGGCTGTTGTGGGCGGCAGACGAACACGACAGGCTCGGCGTCTACTGGCCGGCCGTTCCCGGCGGGCAGTCGTTGTACGTGCACTCCAAGGTCGTGGTCGTCGACGACGGGTTCCTGCGCATCGGATCGTCGAACCTGAACAACAGGTCGCTGGGCTTCGACAGCGAATGCGATCTGGCGCTGGAGGATTCGCCGGACCGCGACGATATCCGCACGTTCATCGCCCATCTGCGTGACGATCTGCTCGCCGAGCATCTGCGGCTACCGTTCGACAGCGTCCGCGCCGAGATCCGGTCCAGAGGGTCGATCCTGAAGGCCGTCGACACCCTGCGCGGGCGCTCGCTGCGCAAGTTCACCCCGCACATGGTGTCCGCCGATGCCGGCCCGTTCGCCGAGAACGACCTGATGGATCCCGTCCGGGTGCCCACCTCGTTGGCCGTCAGCGTCGCCTCGGTGGCCGTCGCCCTGGTCACCTGGCCGTTGGTCAAGGGCGCCCCGGGCGCGTGGTCGGTGGTGCGCTCTGTCGGCAAGCGGGTCGGCCTGCCGATCTGA